The following proteins come from a genomic window of Candidatus Limnocylindrales bacterium:
- a CDS encoding site-2 protease family protein, whose amino-acid sequence MNSQLRFGLIAIGSFFVMQLLQLILVLVQLMRMRLWPATSRPMVALPSVRPDEQAAIDEVEALGFQQMSRSMIETGPYRYVSILLRHGTLPIFASLTLQPMARAAYPVSFFTFLANGQLRETVNRLAWALMGERPGVLVEDPCSDSLHGHWQAHRARIEDADTVVPGDEEVVRRVAEGVEGYLPMLREQKLCIQSRGAWHPTLRAAAVAAMRWMRARHKLARPYHSTVTEGPVRTAYHVHCYEHQEVIRKTLPPRHNVKAFVLVASLLASIVLWGWALSWSYGLAIVAIIVLHEGGHAVAMRAFGYRDMSMFFIPFIGAVVSGTPANIAAWKQAVILFAGPLPGIVAGFGLIAFLASHPAAPPIWHNIAWVAVVVNLFNLLPLAPLDGGRLVELAVFGRWPRSRALFGTLSALTIGALAYWLQTPALTLVAIVMAFSIRSQWRMAQLQREWREGAAERDQLEHLFAVIGRRFAKLSSARQYLLVRSVFSQRAIGAARPWESAMTLGLLVALWSSAGVTAYRHWPSSSEWNDDRTAAQREFDRVFDEDPDSDGIDELKKEANNLAEDDPRLVDLRVREIWASPSSEHREKLADVLAEGHAGYRFDLEYIEREFLRSVVVETAGAAPDVRITALTEAVGRAEALFPAGYAATVDTRLRVLEAIDQQGKSAEAETRLRELHAQVLALEGHAVKALADVVSARAWFFLSKGRVPEALELLQASPLARSTRRTRQPSLVYAWALLAAGRVDEGVDRMRRAAYGGGFNPTTAQQANGCQVREPYLIKPLDMAYALRRAGRDSEARALITRQTSWACYHARLGTLDSAFVEPWQQSREAALRETSLAICPHRKRRHSTPA is encoded by the coding sequence ATGAACAGCCAGCTACGGTTCGGACTGATCGCAATCGGCAGCTTTTTCGTCATGCAGCTGCTGCAGCTGATCCTCGTTCTGGTGCAGCTCATGCGGATGCGGCTCTGGCCGGCGACCAGCCGCCCGATGGTTGCGCTTCCGTCGGTCCGTCCGGACGAGCAGGCCGCCATCGACGAGGTCGAGGCGCTCGGTTTCCAGCAGATGTCGCGCAGCATGATCGAGACCGGCCCGTACCGGTACGTCTCCATTCTGCTGCGCCATGGAACTCTTCCGATCTTTGCGAGCCTGACGCTCCAGCCGATGGCCCGGGCCGCGTATCCCGTCTCGTTCTTCACGTTCCTGGCAAACGGGCAGCTGCGAGAGACGGTCAATCGCCTGGCGTGGGCCCTGATGGGCGAAAGGCCGGGCGTGCTGGTGGAGGATCCCTGCTCGGATTCGCTGCACGGGCACTGGCAGGCGCATCGCGCGCGAATCGAGGACGCGGACACCGTCGTCCCCGGTGACGAGGAGGTCGTGCGACGCGTCGCTGAAGGAGTGGAAGGCTACCTTCCGATGCTTCGCGAGCAGAAGCTCTGCATCCAGAGTCGAGGCGCCTGGCACCCGACGCTGAGAGCTGCGGCGGTCGCGGCGATGCGCTGGATGCGCGCACGCCACAAGCTCGCACGTCCCTATCACTCGACGGTCACGGAAGGACCGGTGCGAACCGCATACCACGTGCACTGCTATGAGCATCAGGAGGTCATTCGCAAGACTTTGCCGCCTCGCCACAACGTCAAGGCGTTCGTGCTCGTCGCCTCGTTGCTGGCATCGATCGTGCTCTGGGGCTGGGCACTTTCGTGGAGCTATGGGCTGGCGATCGTCGCGATCATCGTGTTGCACGAAGGCGGGCATGCGGTCGCGATGCGTGCGTTCGGTTATCGCGACATGAGCATGTTCTTCATTCCGTTCATCGGCGCGGTCGTAAGCGGAACGCCGGCGAACATCGCAGCATGGAAGCAGGCGGTCATTCTTTTCGCCGGACCGTTGCCGGGAATCGTGGCCGGGTTCGGTCTCATCGCGTTCCTGGCTTCGCATCCGGCCGCACCGCCGATCTGGCACAACATCGCGTGGGTCGCGGTCGTCGTGAATCTTTTCAATCTTCTTCCACTGGCTCCGCTCGACGGCGGCAGGCTCGTCGAGCTGGCGGTCTTCGGCCGCTGGCCGCGGTCGCGTGCGTTGTTCGGAACGCTCAGTGCACTCACGATCGGTGCGCTGGCGTACTGGCTGCAGACTCCTGCGCTGACGCTCGTCGCGATCGTGATGGCTTTCAGCATCCGTTCCCAGTGGCGGATGGCGCAGCTCCAGCGCGAATGGCGTGAAGGCGCCGCAGAGCGCGATCAGCTCGAGCATCTGTTCGCCGTGATCGGGCGGCGCTTCGCGAAGTTGTCGTCGGCGCGACAGTACCTGCTGGTCCGATCCGTATTCTCGCAGCGGGCGATCGGCGCGGCACGTCCGTGGGAAAGCGCGATGACGCTCGGACTTCTCGTCGCGTTGTGGAGCAGCGCCGGAGTTACGGCCTACCGGCACTGGCCGTCCTCCTCGGAGTGGAATGACGATCGGACGGCCGCGCAGCGGGAATTCGATCGTGTTTTCGACGAAGACCCCGACTCCGACGGGATCGACGAGCTGAAGAAGGAAGCGAACAATCTGGCAGAGGACGATCCCCGGCTCGTGGATCTGCGCGTACGCGAGATATGGGCCTCTCCTTCTTCCGAGCATCGCGAGAAGCTCGCGGACGTTCTCGCCGAGGGCCATGCCGGCTACCGGTTCGATCTCGAGTACATCGAACGGGAGTTCCTGCGATCCGTCGTCGTCGAGACTGCCGGCGCTGCCCCGGATGTTCGCATCACGGCGCTGACGGAGGCGGTCGGTCGTGCGGAAGCGCTCTTCCCCGCAGGCTATGCCGCGACTGTCGATACACGCCTTCGCGTGCTCGAAGCCATCGATCAGCAGGGAAAGAGCGCCGAGGCGGAGACGCGTCTCCGCGAGTTGCATGCGCAGGTCCTCGCGCTCGAGGGTCATGCCGTCAAAGCCCTTGCCGACGTGGTCAGCGCGCGGGCGTGGTTCTTTCTCAGCAAGGGTCGTGTTCCGGAAGCGCTCGAGCTGCTGCAGGCCTCACCGCTGGCCAGGAGCACCAGGCGCACCCGGCAGCCGTCATTAGTCTACGCGTGGGCGCTGCTGGCGGCGGGCCGCGTGGACGAAGGCGTCGATCGGATGCGCAGAGCGGCCTACGGCGGCGGCTTCAACCCGACGACTGCGCAGCAGGCAAATGGCTGTCAGGTCCGCGAGCCTTACCTGATCAAACCGCTCGACATGGCGTATGCGCTTCGCAGGGCCGGCCGCGACAGCGAAGCACGCGCGCTGATCACGCGCCAGACTTCCTGGGCGTGCTACCACGCCCGCCTCGGCACGCTGGACTCCGCTTTCGTCGAACCGTGGCAGCAGTCGCGCGAGGCGGCGCTGCGGGAAACGTCACTGGCGATCTGTCCGCACAGAAAACGCAGACACTCGACACCGGCCTGA
- a CDS encoding PaaI family thioesterase, which produces MTEQISNLAPRAGRFEALPPETAERFAGFAPGRPEYFPGLVGITLEEVRKDYARMRLPFRPVLNQPAGVVHGGALATLIDTVVVPAIASGYDVPHRYLTIDMQIQYMSAVIGEDAVAEGWITKRGRSTVFCRAEILTAKAGLVATGTLVYKVSKV; this is translated from the coding sequence ATGACCGAACAGATTAGCAACCTCGCGCCGCGCGCCGGCCGCTTCGAAGCCCTCCCGCCTGAAACCGCCGAACGCTTTGCAGGCTTTGCTCCGGGACGACCCGAGTATTTTCCGGGACTCGTCGGCATCACGCTCGAGGAAGTTCGCAAGGACTACGCGCGCATGCGGCTGCCGTTCCGTCCGGTCCTCAACCAGCCGGCCGGCGTCGTGCACGGCGGCGCGCTCGCAACGCTCATCGATACAGTCGTCGTTCCTGCAATCGCGAGCGGCTACGACGTCCCGCACCGCTACCTGACGATCGACATGCAGATCCAGTACATGTCGGCCGTCATAGGCGAGGACGCCGTGGCCGAGGGGTGGATCACCAAGCGCGGACGTTCGACCGTGTTCTGCCGGGCGGAAATCCTGACGGCGAAAGCCGGGCTCGTCGCGACGGGAACGCTCGTCTACAAGGTATCGAAGGTCTGA
- a CDS encoding SDR family oxidoreductase, which produces MGNSLEGKVAVVTGGSRGIGKGIAMALAREGAQVMITSRNRESCEETAREIGPNAHVEQGHVGRPEDAERVVSATLSRLGRLDILVNNAATNPYAGPTIKVDVARWNKTIDTNLTAPLVWTQLAWNGWMKEHGGSIINISSVGGLATNAILGVYDVTKAALIHLSKQLAAELAPKVRVNVIAPGLIKTDFAHVLWAEGRGDEVAKSYPLRRLGEPEDIAEAALFLADDVRSGWITGNTIVIDGGGLVAFTKVG; this is translated from the coding sequence ATGGGAAATTCGCTGGAAGGCAAGGTTGCGGTCGTCACCGGCGGCTCGCGTGGAATCGGCAAGGGAATCGCCATGGCGCTCGCACGCGAAGGCGCCCAGGTGATGATCACGTCGCGCAATCGCGAGAGCTGCGAGGAAACGGCGCGCGAAATCGGACCGAATGCGCATGTCGAGCAGGGGCACGTCGGCCGCCCGGAAGATGCGGAGCGCGTCGTCTCCGCAACCTTGTCGCGTCTCGGCCGGCTCGACATTCTCGTCAACAACGCGGCGACCAATCCGTATGCCGGTCCGACGATCAAGGTCGATGTTGCGCGCTGGAACAAGACGATCGACACCAATCTGACCGCACCGCTCGTCTGGACCCAGCTCGCGTGGAACGGATGGATGAAGGAGCACGGCGGATCGATCATCAACATTTCGAGCGTCGGCGGTCTTGCGACCAATGCGATCCTCGGCGTCTACGACGTAACGAAGGCGGCGCTCATCCACCTGAGCAAGCAGCTCGCCGCCGAGCTCGCGCCGAAGGTGCGCGTCAACGTGATTGCGCCCGGGCTGATCAAGACCGATTTCGCGCATGTATTGTGGGCGGAGGGACGCGGCGACGAAGTTGCAAAGTCGTATCCGCTCCGCCGCCTCGGCGAGCCCGAGGACATCGCAGAGGCGGCGCTGTTTCTCGCCGACGATGTGCGAAGCGGCTGGATCACCGGCAACACGATCGTGATCGATGGCGGCGGGCTCGTCGCATTTACCAAGGTGGGCTGA
- a CDS encoding SGNH/GDSL hydrolase family protein — MRSHVRRFFILLPCLFVIASALEASASTITQNVSWTIDRPGTDVKYRIVAYGDSIFAGYKGSVLEVAIYAAPTVDGDYAQADWNADVETFRRAKSGATAKQIYEDKIVDDVKFMQAANTRVVAFEMCGNDALQARNDFKTQDGTCDYGKLDDALADCTTYQELAMQFINANAAAGTKRKIIMNLYYAGYDDDDQPADCTNSPGGEHPNRQDVFLQYLAHINWRACHFAQMNGFECEDAFAQFMGSDFDSNADGRRDSRALRYRRGESESGYVTRITTTLRPTIRDPNAHFVTATRSFDYIQSDDTHPTFSGGDTSLGIFSNTAKGSSAPRYPDEQYADGKVPIWRKFGHERIGTGLSVFNPDTP; from the coding sequence ATGCGATCCCATGTCCGAAGATTTTTCATCCTGTTGCCGTGTCTTTTCGTGATCGCGTCCGCGCTCGAGGCCTCTGCCAGCACGATTACCCAGAACGTGTCGTGGACGATCGATCGGCCCGGGACCGACGTAAAATATCGGATCGTCGCGTACGGCGACTCGATCTTTGCCGGCTACAAGGGCTCTGTGCTCGAAGTCGCGATCTACGCCGCGCCGACGGTCGACGGCGATTACGCGCAGGCCGACTGGAACGCGGACGTCGAGACATTCCGCAGGGCCAAGTCGGGCGCCACCGCCAAGCAGATCTACGAGGACAAGATCGTCGACGACGTGAAATTCATGCAGGCCGCGAACACGCGGGTCGTCGCGTTCGAAATGTGCGGCAACGACGCGCTGCAGGCGAGGAACGATTTCAAAACCCAGGACGGCACCTGCGATTACGGCAAACTCGACGACGCGCTTGCCGATTGCACGACGTACCAGGAGCTCGCGATGCAGTTCATCAACGCGAACGCTGCGGCGGGAACCAAACGCAAGATCATCATGAATCTCTATTACGCGGGGTACGACGACGACGACCAGCCGGCCGACTGCACGAATTCGCCGGGCGGCGAGCATCCGAACCGGCAGGACGTCTTTCTCCAGTATCTGGCGCACATCAACTGGCGCGCGTGCCATTTTGCCCAGATGAACGGCTTCGAGTGCGAGGATGCGTTTGCGCAGTTCATGGGATCCGACTTCGACTCGAACGCCGATGGAAGAAGGGATTCCCGCGCGCTGCGCTATCGTCGCGGCGAATCCGAGAGCGGCTACGTCACACGCATCACGACGACCCTGCGGCCGACGATCCGCGACCCCAACGCGCATTTCGTGACCGCCACCAGAAGCTTCGATTACATCCAGTCGGACGATACGCATCCGACGTTCAGCGGCGGCGACACCAGCCTCGGCATTTTCAGCAACACCGCCAAGGGCTCTTCGGCGCCGCGCTATCCCGATGAGCAGTATGCGGACGGCAAGGTTCCGATCTGGAGAAAGTTCGGGCACGAGCGGATCGGAACCGGGTTGTCGGTGTTCAATCCCGATACGCCCTGA
- a CDS encoding ferritin-like domain-containing protein, with product MDKDKVLETLNGILELELAGIVRYTHYSFMIFGHARIPIIAWMRTEATEAMTHAHMAGELITTFGGHPSLKIGKLLETHKHDIDDILREAIEHETNGVALYRQLLDLTIDKDVRLEEYAREMIRTEEDHISEIEKMLRRPGVLQPAR from the coding sequence ATGGACAAAGACAAGGTACTCGAAACCCTCAACGGCATTCTCGAGCTCGAGCTGGCCGGAATCGTTCGCTACACGCACTACTCGTTCATGATTTTCGGACACGCGCGCATTCCCATCATCGCGTGGATGCGTACCGAGGCCACCGAAGCCATGACGCACGCGCACATGGCCGGTGAGCTGATCACGACGTTCGGCGGGCACCCGTCTCTGAAAATCGGCAAGCTCCTCGAAACCCACAAGCACGACATCGACGACATCCTGCGCGAAGCAATCGAGCATGAAACCAACGGAGTCGCACTCTACCGCCAGCTGCTCGACCTGACCATCGACAAGGATGTACGGCTCGAGGAGTACGCGCGCGAGATGATCCGTACCGAGGAGGATCACATCTCGGAGATCGAGAAGATGCTGCGCAGGCCGGGGGTTTTGCAGCCGGCGCGCTGA
- a CDS encoding transglutaminase family protein: protein MRLSIRHHTTYKYETPAEYAAQILRLTPRPYDGFSILSWRIMTKGPGRLSTFEDGFGNTSHMHTVAHVHDAVEVNVEGLVETSDTGGIVRGGNETLPLGAYLRTTPLTFPSAAIEKLATEAGALESRADALRRLMQLVAGRIEYTKGSTGVLTTAADALAGEKGVCQDHAHVFISAARALGIPARYVGGYLCMDGQDAAGMNAADPVRQQAGHAWAEAYDGERGWTAFDPANNTIAGAWHVRTSVGLDYSSAAPVRGVRRDRGGICGAEFLSVDVQVSRISGQ, encoded by the coding sequence ATGCGACTGTCGATCCGCCATCACACGACGTACAAGTACGAGACGCCCGCCGAATACGCCGCGCAGATTCTTCGCCTCACGCCGCGCCCGTACGACGGGTTCTCGATCCTGTCGTGGCGCATCATGACCAAGGGGCCCGGCCGCCTTTCCACGTTCGAGGATGGTTTCGGCAACACTTCGCACATGCACACGGTCGCTCACGTGCACGACGCCGTCGAAGTCAACGTCGAAGGCCTGGTCGAAACTTCCGACACCGGCGGGATCGTCCGTGGCGGCAACGAGACATTGCCGCTCGGCGCGTATCTGCGGACGACTCCGCTTACGTTTCCGTCGGCCGCAATCGAAAAGCTTGCCACCGAAGCCGGCGCGCTGGAGAGCAGGGCGGACGCACTGCGCCGCCTGATGCAGCTCGTCGCCGGTCGCATCGAGTACACCAAGGGCAGTACCGGAGTGCTGACCACCGCTGCCGACGCGCTCGCCGGCGAAAAGGGAGTCTGCCAGGACCATGCGCACGTGTTCATTTCCGCTGCACGCGCACTCGGCATCCCGGCGCGCTATGTCGGCGGGTATCTTTGCATGGACGGACAGGACGCGGCCGGAATGAACGCCGCGGATCCTGTCAGGCAGCAGGCCGGCCACGCGTGGGCCGAGGCTTACGACGGCGAGCGCGGGTGGACTGCGTTCGATCCGGCCAACAACACGATTGCCGGAGCGTGGCACGTGCGCACCAGCGTCGGGCTCGACTATTCCTCGGCAGCGCCGGTGCGAGGAGTGCGCCGCGACCGCGGAGGAATCTGCGGCGCCGAATTTCTGAGCGTCGACGTGCAGGTGTCGCGCATCTCGGGACAGTGA
- a CDS encoding alpha-E domain-containing protein: MLARTADSLFWLARHMERAENVARILQVGHRMATMSRSLAGSGNEWRSTLAATGCAQGFADKYGDEAPSRAVVQYLVRDTTNPSSIYSCFETARRNARAVRTALTVDMWEALNETWLGARSFSDADLEPDRVAGFLDWVRHRSLLFHGAYANTMLRNDAYYFTQLGTYVERADNTARILDVKYHVLLPSPDDVGGVLDYYQWQSILRAVSAVRSYHWIFHDRLHPWQVAELLILRPEMPRSLCSCYAQITRYLDLISDGHGGKRGECHRLAGELDARLRFGRIQTIFQDGLHEFLTEIIDHTGALGRHIAEFYLIS; the protein is encoded by the coding sequence ATGCTCGCGCGCACGGCCGACAGCCTGTTCTGGCTTGCGCGCCATATGGAGCGCGCGGAGAACGTCGCGCGAATCCTCCAGGTCGGCCATCGCATGGCGACGATGTCGCGCTCGCTCGCCGGCAGCGGCAACGAATGGCGCTCGACGCTGGCTGCAACCGGCTGCGCGCAGGGCTTCGCCGACAAGTACGGCGACGAGGCTCCGAGCCGCGCGGTCGTCCAGTACCTCGTGCGCGACACGACCAATCCGTCGAGCATCTATTCGTGCTTCGAAACCGCGCGGCGCAACGCGCGCGCCGTCCGCACGGCGCTCACGGTCGACATGTGGGAAGCGCTCAACGAAACCTGGCTCGGCGCGCGCTCGTTTTCCGACGCCGACCTCGAGCCCGACCGCGTGGCAGGGTTCCTCGACTGGGTCCGCCACCGTTCGCTGCTGTTTCACGGCGCGTATGCCAACACGATGCTGCGAAACGACGCGTACTACTTCACGCAGCTCGGCACCTACGTCGAGCGCGCCGACAACACCGCCCGCATCCTCGACGTGAAGTACCACGTGCTGCTGCCGAGCCCGGACGACGTCGGCGGCGTGCTCGACTACTACCAGTGGCAGTCGATCCTGCGCGCGGTCTCGGCGGTGCGAAGCTACCACTGGATCTTCCACGATCGCCTGCACCCGTGGCAGGTGGCCGAGCTTTTGATCCTGCGACCCGAGATGCCGCGGTCGCTGTGCTCGTGTTACGCGCAGATCACGCGCTATCTCGACCTGATCTCGGACGGCCACGGGGGAAAGCGCGGCGAGTGTCACCGGCTCGCCGGTGAGCTCGACGCGCGCCTTCGCTTCGGCCGGATCCAGACGATCTTCCAGGACGGGCTGCACGAGTTCCTGACCGAGATCATCGACCACACTGGCGCGCTCGGACGCCACATTGCCGAGTTCTACCTGATCTCCTGA
- a CDS encoding circularly permuted type 2 ATP-grasp protein, protein MERSRAAFDEMFDGRSVRPAYDGIAAWLTGTSPEERRLKAREAEVLFRRIGITFAVYTEGGDPERLIPFDIIPRILDHQTWTLLERGLTQRIKALNAFLLDTYGNCEIARAGRIPWSLILENESFRPEMQGFSPPAGAFTHVAGIDIVRTGQSEFYVLEDNCRTPSGVSYMLENREAMLRLFPELMSSHGIAPISRYPEELLETLRDAAPPACTGEPTIVLLTPGQYNSAYYEHSFLADEMGIELVEGVDLFVDGGVVFMRTTEGPKRVDVIYRRLDDDYLDPLTFRSDSSLGVPGLFGAYRSGTVTIANAVGTGIADDKGVYPFVPEMIRFYLGEEPLLGNVHTWRCAEKDDLAYVLEHLPELVIKETRGSGGYGMLVGPCSTREECARFAAKIRATPDDYIAQPTLALSTCPTFVDSGIAPRHVDLRPFVLYGRSVRIVAGGLTRVALRDGSLVVNSSQGGGTKDTWVLEAGSPLSPLAGGR, encoded by the coding sequence GTGGAAAGATCTCGAGCGGCCTTCGACGAAATGTTCGACGGTCGGAGCGTGCGCCCGGCCTACGACGGCATCGCGGCCTGGCTCACGGGCACGAGCCCGGAGGAGCGGCGTCTCAAAGCCCGCGAAGCCGAAGTGCTGTTCCGCCGCATCGGCATCACGTTCGCGGTCTACACCGAAGGCGGCGACCCCGAGCGGCTGATTCCGTTCGACATCATTCCACGCATTCTCGACCACCAGACGTGGACGCTTCTCGAGCGCGGACTCACGCAGCGCATCAAGGCGCTGAACGCGTTCCTGCTCGACACCTACGGCAATTGCGAAATCGCACGCGCCGGACGGATCCCGTGGTCGCTCATCCTCGAGAACGAAAGCTTCCGGCCGGAGATGCAGGGCTTTTCTCCTCCCGCCGGCGCGTTCACGCACGTGGCGGGAATCGACATCGTGCGCACCGGCCAGTCCGAGTTCTACGTGCTCGAAGACAACTGCCGCACGCCGTCGGGCGTTTCGTACATGCTCGAGAATCGCGAGGCGATGCTGCGGCTTTTTCCCGAGCTGATGTCCTCGCACGGCATCGCACCGATCTCGCGCTATCCCGAAGAGCTGCTCGAGACGCTGCGCGACGCCGCACCGCCGGCGTGCACGGGCGAGCCGACGATCGTTCTGCTCACGCCGGGCCAGTACAACAGCGCATACTACGAGCATTCGTTCCTCGCCGACGAGATGGGAATCGAGCTCGTCGAAGGCGTCGACCTGTTCGTCGACGGCGGCGTCGTGTTCATGCGCACCACCGAGGGGCCGAAACGCGTCGACGTGATCTACCGGCGGCTCGACGACGACTACCTCGATCCGCTCACGTTTCGCTCGGACTCGTCGCTCGGCGTACCCGGCCTGTTCGGCGCGTATCGCTCGGGCACGGTCACGATCGCCAACGCCGTCGGCACCGGCATCGCCGACGACAAGGGCGTCTATCCGTTCGTGCCAGAGATGATCCGCTTCTATCTCGGCGAAGAGCCGCTGCTCGGAAACGTGCACACGTGGCGCTGCGCCGAAAAGGACGATCTCGCGTACGTGCTCGAGCATCTTCCCGAGCTCGTCATCAAGGAGACGCGCGGCTCGGGCGGCTACGGCATGCTCGTCGGTCCGTGCTCGACCAGGGAAGAATGCGCGCGCTTTGCGGCCAAGATTCGCGCGACTCCCGACGACTACATTGCGCAGCCGACGCTTGCGCTGTCGACGTGCCCGACGTTCGTCGACAGCGGCATCGCGCCGCGCCACGTCGACCTGCGTCCGTTCGTGCTGTACGGCCGCAGCGTACGGATCGTCGCCGGCGGCCTTACGCGCGTGGCGCTGCGCGACGGATCGCTGGTCGTCAATTCGAGCCAGGGCGGCGGCACCAAGGACACGTGGGTGCTCGAGGCCGGCAGCCCGCTGTCGCCACTGGCGGGAGGACGCTGA
- a CDS encoding thioredoxin family protein translates to MPIRKSITRLLAVSVLAAFSMLAAVATPAVAGGDWNDSGIAWKGYDEGLAEAKTSNKPILLIFYTDWCPHCSNYSKVFHDPAVVELSKSFVMIHLNKDKETATSAKYAPDGEYIPRTFFLKSDGTLLDQITAPRPTYKYFYDEHDPAGVLTSMKAALTTSGAK, encoded by the coding sequence ATGCCGATCAGAAAATCCATCACACGGCTGCTGGCGGTTTCCGTGCTTGCGGCCTTCTCGATGCTCGCGGCGGTCGCCACTCCAGCCGTTGCCGGCGGAGACTGGAACGATTCCGGGATTGCGTGGAAGGGCTACGACGAAGGGCTTGCCGAAGCGAAGACGTCGAACAAGCCGATCCTGCTGATCTTCTACACCGACTGGTGCCCGCACTGCAGCAACTACAGCAAAGTCTTCCATGACCCGGCGGTGGTCGAGCTGTCGAAGAGCTTCGTGATGATCCATCTGAACAAGGACAAGGAAACGGCGACGAGTGCGAAGTACGCACCCGACGGCGAATACATCCCGAGGACGTTCTTCCTCAAGTCCGATGGAACGCTGCTCGACCAGATCACCGCCCCGCGTCCGACCTACAAGTACTTCTACGACGAGCACGATCCGGCGGGCGTGCTCACGTCGATGAAAGCGGCGCTGACTACTTCCGGCGCCAAGTAG
- a CDS encoding S1 RNA-binding domain-containing protein — translation MSSNKPSAKASRRPAPASASPQAGDGEDFAALFEASQGPKSAAAPARARAGDLISCKVIALGQSSVFVAVGDKAEGTIDLAEFRDPATGEIRVSVGDVVQATVLDDGSSSGSAVLTRMLGRGGHAAAELEQAFELGVPVEGLVTGETKGGYEVQVAGLRAFCPGSQIDLRRGGEDRVASAEYVGKRFPFRVTKVENEGRNIVVSRRDLLEQEAAEKAAQTWASIRVGAVLEGTVRSLRDFGAFVDLGGVDGMIHVSELAFTRVKHPGELLAVGQRVRVEVIKVGEPDKEGRRQIGLSMRALAEDPWSAVATRFAPGTSVEGTVTRVEAYGAFVEVAPGVEGLVHISKITPDRRLNHARQAVTVGQTVEVTVLSVDLAQRRLSLSMVETINRARDAEAAEERKDNERVMAEHSGSGSLGTFADLLNEARKK, via the coding sequence ATGTCATCGAACAAGCCTTCCGCAAAAGCATCAAGACGACCTGCTCCCGCGTCCGCATCGCCTCAAGCGGGCGACGGCGAAGATTTTGCCGCGCTTTTCGAAGCCAGTCAGGGGCCGAAGTCGGCGGCGGCGCCGGCGCGCGCACGTGCAGGTGACCTGATTTCCTGCAAGGTCATCGCGCTCGGCCAGTCGAGCGTTTTCGTCGCCGTCGGCGACAAGGCCGAGGGTACGATCGACCTCGCCGAGTTCCGCGATCCGGCGACCGGAGAGATCCGCGTCTCGGTCGGCGACGTCGTTCAGGCAACCGTGCTCGACGACGGTTCGAGCTCGGGAAGCGCGGTGCTCACGCGCATGCTCGGGCGCGGCGGTCACGCCGCTGCCGAGCTCGAGCAGGCGTTCGAGCTCGGCGTACCCGTCGAAGGGCTCGTCACCGGCGAGACCAAGGGCGGATACGAAGTGCAAGTCGCCGGCCTGCGCGCGTTCTGCCCCGGTTCGCAGATCGATCTGCGTCGCGGCGGCGAGGATCGCGTAGCGTCGGCGGAATACGTCGGCAAGCGCTTTCCGTTTCGCGTCACCAAGGTCGAAAACGAAGGACGCAACATCGTCGTCTCGCGTCGCGACCTGCTCGAGCAGGAAGCCGCGGAGAAAGCCGCGCAGACGTGGGCCAGCATTCGCGTCGGCGCAGTGCTCGAAGGAACCGTCCGCTCGCTGCGCGATTTCGGTGCGTTCGTCGATCTTGGCGGCGTCGACGGAATGATTCACGTGAGCGAGCTTGCGTTCACGCGCGTCAAGCATCCGGGCGAGCTTCTCGCGGTCGGCCAGCGCGTTCGCGTGGAGGTCATCAAGGTCGGCGAGCCCGACAAGGAAGGCCGCCGCCAGATCGGCCTTTCGATGCGCGCGCTTGCCGAAGATCCGTGGAGCGCGGTGGCGACCCGGTTTGCGCCGGGCACCAGCGTCGAAGGCACGGTCACGCGCGTCGAAGCGTACGGCGCATTCGTCGAAGTGGCGCCGGGCGTCGAAGGGCTCGTGCACATTTCGAAGATCACGCCCGATCGCCGGCTAAACCACGCGCGCCAGGCGGTTACGGTCGGTCAGACGGTCGAGGTCACGGTTCTTTCGGTCGACCTTGCGCAGCGCCGGCTCAGCCTGTCGATGGTCGAGACGATCAATCGCGCGCGCGACGCCGAAGCGGCGGAGGAACGCAAGGACAACGAACGCGTGATGGCCGAGCACAGCGGCAGCGGCTCACTCGGAACATTCGCCGACCTCCTCAACGAGGCCCGCAAGAAATAA